A window of the Parasedimentitalea psychrophila genome harbors these coding sequences:
- a CDS encoding glycosyltransferase — protein MTKIRILALTKSTGGISFYNKMLLAALDPAKFESHTICLSDNAEAYAANLQAAGQSAEVFAMARYRISPASDLAVLRHVLAVARDRRSSLLLGHGSKAGFIARAAGRIAGIPAIYRQASMPFLRRFQGGKAPIYWALEHGAGRLGGKTVAITEHARRETLAKRVATADAIQVIRTGIDTGQFQPQGIRDTVAAELGLDPARPIVGWLGRLEPQKAPLDYVAALRKVAPSHPGVQFVIAGEGSLRAEVERQLNDTPLDNVRLLPWQDDPGRAYQAMDIFAMSSLWEGLPLTLLEAMASGCAPISTTVDGCAEAIENGVSGLLIPPASPAAMAAALDDLLSSPDRRRAFASAARQRVQQLFDRRRMVGEWETLLSEQAAAGTGRGPKPAPPATSSRHIEVRTAQRRTGLRICMVISSYHPVVGGAEKQVAQLARIMISKGHLVRVITRRYPGLSAMEVIDGVEVQRVRTGGAKAQAAASFITGAARAIRQYAPDVVHCHSAFSPTLAGLLARSFGKLPLIVKPMCSGEITSVLEKRGGSLRRAALKRRVDYFIAVSREIEDELQQFGFAKRQILRIPNGVDTATFRPCGDPAEKSELRHNLGLPDGTLFLFAGRIARQKRLPLLLEAWPEVRSRCPDAKLLIAGANRMTSSGFNANVGDAEQVPPHLLTQEGVFALGHVDDMPAYLRASDIFVLPSAREGLSNALLEACACGLAVIASQIGGTQDLIENGKNGRLFAPDNLAELTEAMIKLAGDAEQRQILGAAAAETICQQFDIRQTADRLLMAYASLCEAETAAPAATARNAPDPDRRQGS, from the coding sequence ATGACAAAAATTAGGATTCTTGCGCTGACAAAATCGACCGGCGGCATCTCGTTTTACAACAAGATGCTGTTGGCGGCACTCGATCCCGCGAAATTCGAGTCCCATACCATATGCCTGTCGGACAACGCCGAAGCCTACGCGGCCAATTTGCAAGCGGCGGGCCAAAGCGCAGAAGTGTTTGCCATGGCGCGCTACCGGATCAGCCCTGCCAGCGACTTGGCGGTGCTGCGCCATGTGCTTGCGGTCGCCCGGGACCGGCGCAGCAGCCTGCTGCTGGGCCACGGCAGCAAGGCCGGGTTCATTGCCCGGGCGGCGGGGCGGATCGCGGGAATCCCGGCCATATACAGACAGGCCTCAATGCCATTCCTGAGACGGTTTCAGGGAGGTAAAGCGCCGATCTACTGGGCGCTGGAACACGGGGCAGGCCGTCTCGGTGGTAAAACCGTGGCCATAACCGAACATGCCCGCCGCGAGACGCTGGCCAAACGGGTGGCCACGGCAGATGCAATCCAGGTGATCCGGACCGGCATCGACACCGGCCAATTTCAACCTCAAGGAATTCGTGACACGGTCGCCGCCGAACTGGGTCTGGATCCTGCCCGCCCGATCGTCGGCTGGCTCGGCAGGCTGGAGCCACAAAAGGCGCCGCTCGACTATGTGGCGGCGCTGCGCAAGGTTGCGCCGTCCCACCCGGGTGTTCAATTTGTCATCGCCGGCGAAGGCAGCCTGCGTGCAGAGGTCGAGCGGCAGCTGAACGACACGCCGTTGGACAATGTCCGGCTGCTGCCTTGGCAGGATGACCCCGGGCGGGCCTATCAGGCCATGGATATCTTCGCGATGAGTTCGCTCTGGGAGGGCCTGCCGCTGACCCTGCTGGAGGCGATGGCCAGTGGCTGCGCGCCCATATCGACAACGGTGGACGGCTGCGCTGAGGCAATCGAGAATGGCGTCAGCGGCCTGCTTATTCCCCCCGCATCACCGGCTGCGATGGCTGCGGCTCTGGATGACCTGCTGTCGTCCCCGGACCGTCGGCGCGCCTTTGCCAGCGCCGCGCGCCAAAGGGTGCAGCAGCTGTTTGACCGGCGGCGGATGGTCGGCGAGTGGGAAACACTGCTGTCAGAGCAGGCGGCGGCGGGCACGGGGAGGGGTCCTAAACCAGCCCCCCCTGCGACATCGAGCCGACATATTGAGGTTCGGACAGCGCAACGTCGAACCGGCCTGCGGATCTGCATGGTGATATCGTCTTATCATCCGGTTGTTGGCGGCGCTGAAAAGCAGGTCGCGCAGCTTGCCCGCATCATGATTTCCAAAGGCCATTTGGTGCGCGTCATCACCCGCCGCTATCCCGGTCTGTCTGCGATGGAGGTAATAGACGGCGTCGAGGTACAGCGGGTGCGCACGGGCGGCGCCAAAGCCCAAGCGGCGGCAAGCTTCATAACAGGGGCGGCACGGGCCATTCGCCAATACGCGCCCGATGTGGTGCATTGCCACTCGGCCTTCAGCCCGACCCTCGCCGGACTGCTCGCCCGCAGCTTTGGCAAGCTTCCACTGATCGTCAAGCCAATGTGCAGCGGCGAAATCACCTCAGTCCTCGAAAAACGCGGCGGCAGCCTGCGCCGGGCAGCCCTGAAGCGCCGGGTAGACTATTTCATTGCCGTCAGCCGTGAGATCGAGGACGAGTTGCAGCAGTTCGGCTTTGCCAAGCGCCAGATCCTTCGGATACCAAACGGTGTCGATACCGCAACCTTCCGTCCCTGCGGTGATCCGGCTGAGAAATCTGAACTGAGGCATAACCTCGGGCTGCCTGACGGCACCTTATTCCTGTTTGCCGGCCGTATTGCCCGGCAAAAGCGGCTGCCGCTGCTGCTTGAGGCCTGGCCGGAGGTAAGGTCGCGCTGTCCAGACGCCAAACTGCTGATTGCCGGCGCCAATCGAATGACATCCTCAGGCTTCAATGCAAATGTCGGCGATGCCGAGCAGGTACCGCCACATCTGTTGACGCAAGAGGGCGTGTTTGCCCTTGGCCATGTGGACGACATGCCGGCCTATCTGCGCGCCTCGGACATTTTTGTTCTGCCATCCGCAAGGGAGGGATTGTCCAACGCGCTGCTGGAGGCCTGTGCCTGCGGATTGGCGGTCATTGCCTCACAGATCGGCGGCACCCAGGATTTGATCGAGAACGGCAAAAACGGCCGCTTGTTCGCACCCGATAATCTTGCCGAATTGACCGAGGCCATGATCAAGCTGGCCGGCGATGCCGAGCAGCGTCAGATCCTTGGCGCCGCTGCGGCCGAAACCATATGCCAGCAGTTTGACATCCGGCAAACGGCGGATCGCCTGCTGATGGCCTACGCCAGCCTGTGTGAAGCTGAGACCGCCGCGCCAGCGGCTACCGCCCGCAACGCGCCAGATCCCGACAGGAGACAAGGGTCAT